TGATAGTATTCACAAAATGATTTCGGAGTTTTCTTCCCCTCTTTATGTTGTCCAGGTAGACAACGACACTTTGTATGCCGCGATTTTGAGGGTGGAGTGGATTGCAGAACAATCCGGGATAGGGTATACATGCGTATGTTGGTCTGTAGGTGTTGTTCCCAATCAGAGCTTCCTTAAAGACCCTGCACCGATATGCGCTCAAAGTGAGTCATTTTGGACAAGTGATGAAAATGCTTCATAGAAATAATCTCTACTGCTGGAGCCGGTTTGACGAAGATCGGAATATTGATTTTCACAGTTACCTTTGGGTGAGAGAGGCAGGAAATATCGTGTTTGATCCTCTGCCATTAACGGATCATGACAAAGATCATCTCAAGGCCTTGGGCAGGGTGAGCCATATCATGATCACAAACTCAGACCATGTTCGTCATGCCAAAGTGTTGGCATATGAGACCGGGGCACCGATCTGGGGACCTGAAGCCGAAAAGAAAACCTTTCCTCTGGCCTGCGCAGTGTGGATCGGGGAGGGGAAAGCCCTGATCGAAGGACTAGATGCCTATTGCCTCACCGGCTCAAAAACAGAAGGCGAGTTGGCTTTTGTCATTGAAGACGATACACTGATCACGGGCGATCTCATACGCTCGCACACCGGGGGTTCGCTTTGCATTCTTCCCGAAGGCAAGCTGCAAGATCTAAATAACGCAATCGCCTCTGTAAAAAAGTTAGCAAGTATTGGAGGTATTCAAGCAATTCTTCCTGGTGATGGATGGCCCGTTTTCAGGGATGGCAAGGTCGTGCTGTCAGAGCTGCTTGCCTCTTTGAGTGCAAAGAAGAAACAACTCTGATAAGCTCATTCGAGCCAGGAGAAGGGAGAATACCCATCGGATATCGTTTGGGAATAACGAACAAAAAGAGGAGCGTATCACTGTGAGAATATCTTTTAATAGTGCAAAATTTTTAATCCCGATCTTGTTCTTCGCCAACATCATTTTACCCGGTTCAGTCCAGGCGCGGCCCGGGATGCGGCCTCCGACCCCCTCTGAGTTCACGACACAAGTTAAGGGCGCGTTCATCATTATCATCAATGATCTCGTCACAGTGAATGACAAGGGAAACCTTATCGCCCATGAAGTCAAGGCCGATTCTAAATTGAATATCCAGGCAAAGGTTGTCGGAAAAATTCGGGTCGGGGATAAAGGCTATTGGTATTTCAAGCGGGGGCAGACGGTCAGTTTTTTAAAATCAAGAATCTTTCTCACCAATGAGATCACCGTACCCGTTACGATCGAAGTTCTTGGTGATTTATTGAACGAACAAGAGGAATCTCAAATCCTTCCCATTCTGATCAAAGGTGAAAATGACAAAACGGGCAAGCGATTTGACCTTCGGGTTGACGGGGGAATGATGGCAGGCAAGCTGTTCCGGCCAGGCGAGTAATACAATTAGAATGCTGGTCCGTTTTCCCGATATTCTCCGTAAACCCTCCGGAAGAGATCAGAGATCTCTCCGACCGTGGCCAAAGCGCGAACTGCGTCGAGGACAAGCGGCATGAGATAGGCTCCCTCGTCTGCAGCGATTTCGAGTTGATGGAGGGCCCGCGATAATTTGAGTTTATCCCGTCGCTTCCTGATTTTCCTCAACTGCGCCACCTGTGTACGCTCAACGCTTTCCTTAATCTTTAAGGTGGAGATCGGTCTCTTTTTCTCATCCACAAAGGCATTGATCCCCACAATAATCTGCTCGCCCTGATCTATTTTCTCCTGAGTCACGACGGCGGCGCGGTGAATCTCTCCCTGTGGAAATCCCTTTTCAATCGCCAAGACCATCCCTCCCAGGGCGTCAAGCCTTTTAAAGTATCGTTGTGCCTCTTTTTCCATCCGGCTAGTGAGCCATTCGAGATAGTATGATCCCCCTAAGGGATCAATCGTATCTGCCACTCCGCTTTCGTGCGCAATAATCTGTTGGGTCCTTAACGCGATCGTCACCGCTTCCTCAGACGGGAGGGCGAGGGTTTCATCCATGGAGTTG
Above is a genomic segment from Candidatus Manganitrophaceae bacterium containing:
- a CDS encoding MBL fold metallo-hydrolase encodes the protein MKMLHRNNLYCWSRFDEDRNIDFHSYLWVREAGNIVFDPLPLTDHDKDHLKALGRVSHIMITNSDHVRHAKVLAYETGAPIWGPEAEKKTFPLACAVWIGEGKALIEGLDAYCLTGSKTEGELAFVIEDDTLITGDLIRSHTGGSLCILPEGKLQDLNNAIASVKKLASIGGIQAILPGDGWPVFRDGKVVLSELLASLSAKKKQL